In Nocardioides marinus, one DNA window encodes the following:
- a CDS encoding leucyl aminopeptidase — protein sequence MTSFILRNASPAKTKVDAVVVGVVAQDSGVDLAPGGEEVAKAYGRKLRPLLSSLSLKGSLGETTRIPTAGTINAPVLVLVGLGTAPSTADLRRAAGAAARAVPNAASVAVALPTPGAAEVRAVTEGWLLGGYRFTTYQRDTASDASGPGEVVVLSAGARKQEVVTALEEAQVVAAAVAGCRDWVNTPPGDLTPPLFADVVVAAAAPLTKGRGKKLTLTVHDEVSLAELGCGGILGVGQGSEAPPRLVEISYAPKGLPEDAPHLALVGKGITFDSGGLSIKPAASMHEMKSDMAGAAAVVQATLAIARLDLPVRVSTFVPMAENMLSGAATRPGDVLRMYGGTTVEIFNTDAEGRLVLGDALVRATEVEPDLIVDVATLTGHMVVALGTQVAGVMGSEEVVSQVLAASESAGEACWPMPIPEEMKQRITSSKIADLAQHDWVRWGGGLFAGAFLREFTAGRPWAHVDIAGPSFASGGPSGHLTAGGTGFAVATLVDLARSLGD from the coding sequence GTGACCTCGTTCATCCTCCGCAACGCCAGCCCCGCCAAGACCAAGGTCGACGCCGTCGTCGTGGGCGTGGTCGCGCAGGACTCCGGGGTCGACCTCGCCCCCGGCGGGGAGGAGGTCGCCAAGGCCTACGGCCGCAAGCTCCGTCCGCTGCTGTCCTCGCTGTCGCTCAAGGGCAGCCTGGGCGAGACGACCCGCATCCCCACCGCCGGCACCATCAACGCCCCCGTGCTCGTGCTGGTCGGGCTCGGCACCGCCCCCTCGACCGCCGACCTGCGTCGGGCGGCCGGCGCCGCGGCGCGGGCGGTCCCCAACGCCGCCTCGGTCGCCGTGGCGCTGCCGACCCCCGGTGCCGCGGAGGTGCGGGCGGTCACCGAGGGGTGGCTGCTGGGCGGCTACCGCTTCACCACCTACCAGCGCGACACCGCCTCCGACGCGAGCGGCCCGGGCGAGGTCGTGGTCCTGAGCGCCGGCGCGCGCAAGCAGGAGGTCGTGACCGCACTGGAGGAGGCCCAGGTGGTCGCCGCCGCGGTCGCCGGCTGCCGCGACTGGGTGAACACCCCGCCGGGCGACCTCACACCCCCGCTCTTCGCCGACGTCGTGGTGGCGGCGGCCGCGCCCCTGACCAAGGGCCGCGGCAAGAAGCTGACCCTGACCGTCCACGACGAGGTCTCCCTGGCCGAGCTCGGCTGCGGCGGCATCCTCGGCGTCGGCCAGGGCTCCGAGGCTCCCCCGCGCCTGGTGGAGATCAGCTACGCCCCCAAGGGCCTGCCCGAGGACGCCCCGCACCTCGCCCTCGTGGGCAAGGGCATCACCTTCGACTCCGGCGGCCTGAGCATCAAGCCGGCCGCCTCGATGCACGAGATGAAGTCCGACATGGCCGGCGCGGCTGCGGTCGTGCAGGCCACCCTCGCCATCGCCCGGCTGGACCTCCCGGTGCGGGTCTCCACCTTCGTGCCGATGGCCGAGAACATGCTCTCCGGTGCCGCCACCCGGCCCGGCGACGTCCTGCGGATGTACGGCGGCACGACCGTCGAGATCTTCAACACCGACGCGGAGGGCCGCCTCGTCCTCGGCGACGCGCTCGTGCGGGCCACCGAGGTGGAGCCCGACCTCATCGTCGACGTCGCCACCCTCACCGGCCACATGGTCGTCGCCCTGGGAACCCAGGTCGCGGGCGTCATGGGCAGCGAGGAGGTGGTCTCCCAGGTGCTCGCCGCCTCCGAGAGCGCCGGCGAGGCGTGCTGGCCGATGCCGATCCCCGAGGAGATGAAGCAGCGGATCACCTCCTCCAAGATCGCCGACCTGGCCCAGCACGACTGGGTGCGCTGGGGAGGCGGGCTCTTCGCCGGGGCGTTCCTGCGCGAGTTCACCGCCGGGCGCCCGTGGGCGCACGTGGACATCGCCGGCCCGTCCTTCGCCAGCGGCGGCCCGTCCGGGCACCTCACGGCCGGCGGCACCGGCTTCGCGGTGGCGACCCTGGTCGACCTCGCGCGCTCGCTGGGCGACTGA
- the sucB gene encoding 2-oxoglutarate dehydrogenase, E2 component, dihydrolipoamide succinyltransferase encodes MATEVTLPALGESVTEGTVTRWLKQVGDTVAVDEPLLEVSTDKVDTEIPSPVAGTLLEIKADEDDTVEVGAVLAMIGEEGEGGGDSADDSADDTATPEAQPADEDEAEKKAEQEEQIAEETGDLPPGDETPEQEKAPAASGSGGGSGTSVTLPALGESVTEGTVTRWLKQVGDSVEVDEPLLEVSTDKVDTEIPSPVAGTLLEVKVSEDETVEVGAELAVIGDGSAAPAEEPEPEPKAEEKAEPEPEKEPEKKPESTQPSPAEEPAPKTEEAPAQPAARASEPPRQETSSSSGGSADGPGYVTPLVRKLAGQHGVDLSAVEGTGVGGRIRKQDVLAAAEAAKQPAAAAPAAAAPSGSASTPAATGAPVPVNPSPLRGTTEKMSRLRKIIATRMNESLAVSAQLTQVVEVDVTNVARLRDQVKAEFAAREGVKLSFLPFFAKAAVDALKQHPKLNATIDDEAGEVTFHDHEHVAFAVDTDKGLLTPVVKDAGDLSISGLSKKIADVAARTRTNKIGPDELSGGTFTITNLGSVGALFDTPIINQPQVAILGPGAVVKRPVVIDDPNLGETIAVRHMVYLALTYDHRLVDGADAGRFLQEVKQRLESGSFEV; translated from the coding sequence TTGGCCACCGAAGTCACCCTCCCGGCGCTCGGGGAGTCCGTCACCGAGGGCACCGTCACCCGCTGGCTCAAGCAGGTCGGCGACACCGTCGCGGTCGACGAGCCGCTGCTCGAGGTCTCCACCGACAAGGTCGACACCGAGATCCCCTCGCCCGTCGCGGGCACCCTGCTCGAGATCAAGGCCGACGAGGACGACACCGTCGAGGTCGGCGCGGTCCTCGCGATGATCGGTGAGGAGGGCGAGGGCGGCGGCGACTCGGCCGACGACTCCGCCGACGACACCGCCACCCCCGAGGCCCAGCCGGCCGACGAGGACGAGGCGGAGAAGAAGGCCGAGCAGGAGGAGCAGATCGCCGAGGAGACCGGCGACCTGCCCCCCGGCGACGAGACCCCCGAGCAGGAGAAGGCGCCCGCGGCGTCCGGCTCCGGTGGTGGGTCCGGCACGTCGGTGACCCTCCCCGCGCTCGGCGAGTCGGTCACCGAGGGCACCGTGACCCGCTGGCTCAAGCAGGTCGGTGACAGCGTCGAGGTGGACGAGCCGCTCCTGGAGGTCTCCACCGACAAGGTCGACACCGAGATCCCCTCCCCCGTGGCCGGCACCCTGCTGGAGGTCAAGGTCTCCGAGGACGAGACGGTCGAGGTCGGCGCCGAGCTCGCCGTGATCGGCGACGGCTCCGCGGCCCCTGCCGAGGAGCCCGAGCCCGAGCCGAAGGCCGAGGAGAAGGCGGAGCCCGAGCCCGAGAAGGAGCCGGAGAAGAAGCCGGAGAGCACCCAGCCCAGCCCCGCGGAGGAGCCGGCGCCCAAGACCGAGGAGGCCCCGGCGCAGCCCGCCGCACGGGCCTCGGAGCCGCCCCGCCAGGAGACGTCGTCCTCCTCGGGCGGGTCCGCCGACGGGCCGGGGTACGTCACCCCGCTGGTGCGCAAGCTCGCCGGCCAGCACGGGGTGGACCTGTCCGCCGTCGAGGGCACCGGTGTCGGCGGTCGCATCCGCAAGCAGGACGTGCTCGCCGCCGCCGAGGCGGCCAAGCAGCCCGCCGCTGCCGCCCCGGCCGCCGCCGCCCCCTCGGGCAGCGCCTCGACCCCGGCCGCCACCGGTGCGCCGGTCCCGGTGAACCCCTCCCCGCTGCGGGGCACCACCGAGAAGATGTCGCGCCTGCGCAAGATCATCGCGACCCGGATGAACGAGTCGCTGGCCGTCTCCGCGCAGCTGACCCAGGTCGTGGAGGTCGACGTCACCAACGTGGCGCGCCTGCGCGACCAGGTGAAGGCCGAGTTCGCGGCGCGGGAGGGCGTGAAGCTGTCCTTCCTGCCGTTCTTCGCCAAGGCGGCCGTCGATGCGCTCAAGCAGCACCCGAAGCTCAACGCGACGATCGACGACGAGGCCGGGGAGGTCACCTTCCACGACCACGAGCACGTCGCCTTCGCGGTCGACACCGACAAGGGCCTGCTGACCCCGGTCGTCAAGGACGCCGGCGACCTCTCGATCTCCGGGCTGTCCAAGAAGATCGCCGACGTCGCGGCTCGCACGCGGACCAACAAGATCGGTCCCGACGAGCTGTCAGGCGGCACCTTCACCATCACCAACCTGGGCAGCGTCGGGGCGCTCTTCGACACCCCGATCATCAACCAGCCGCAGGTCGCCATCCTCGGCCCCGGTGCCGTGGTGAAGCGCCCCGTGGTGATCGACGACCCGAACCTCGGCGAGACCATCGCCGTGCGTCACATGGTCTACCTCGCGCTGACCTACGACCACCGCCTGGTCGACGGCGCCGACGCCGGTCGCTTCCTCCAGGAGGTCAAGCAGCGCCTGGAGTCCGGCTCGTTCGAAGTCTGA
- the lpdA gene encoding dihydrolipoyl dehydrogenase has protein sequence MVADAGHTPGHTDFDVLILGAGSGGYACALRAAQLGLKVGLVEKDKVGGTCLHVGCIPTKALLHAAEVADSTRDSERFGVRASLEGIDMAGVNAYKDGVVARLFKGLSGLVKGRGITVIEGAGTMTGPREVTVDGTAYTGAHLVLASGSYSRSLPGLEVDGEKVLTSEHALRLERVPSSVVVLGGGVIGSEFASVWRSFGADVTIVEALPRLVAAEDAASSKALERAFRKRGIAFRTSTRFSSVEHTGSGVAVTVEDAKGGTSVIEAELLLVAVGRGPATDGLGYAEQGVAMERGFVLADERCRTNLEGVYAVGDIVPGLQLAHRGFQQGVFVAEEIAGLAPVVVEESAIPRVTYSHPEIASVGLDEETARSTYGEDAIETLTYDLGGNGKSQILQTQGFVKLVRRTDGPVVGVHMVGDRVGELVGEAQLIYAWEAHPEDVAPLVHAHPTQNEALGEAHLALAGKALHAHG, from the coding sequence ATGGTGGCCGACGCCGGACACACTCCCGGACACACCGACTTCGACGTGCTCATCCTCGGTGCCGGGTCGGGCGGCTACGCCTGTGCCCTGCGCGCCGCCCAGCTCGGCCTCAAGGTCGGCCTGGTCGAGAAGGACAAGGTGGGCGGCACCTGCCTGCACGTCGGCTGCATCCCCACCAAGGCGCTGCTGCACGCGGCCGAGGTCGCCGACTCCACGCGTGACTCCGAGCGCTTCGGCGTCCGCGCCTCGCTCGAAGGCATCGACATGGCCGGCGTCAACGCCTACAAGGACGGCGTGGTCGCGCGGCTCTTCAAGGGCCTCTCCGGCCTGGTCAAGGGGCGCGGGATCACCGTGATCGAGGGCGCCGGCACGATGACCGGGCCCCGCGAGGTCACCGTCGACGGCACCGCCTACACCGGCGCGCACCTCGTGCTGGCCTCCGGCTCCTACTCCCGGTCGCTGCCCGGCCTGGAGGTCGACGGGGAGAAGGTCCTGACCTCCGAGCACGCGCTGCGCCTGGAGCGCGTCCCCTCCTCCGTCGTCGTGCTCGGCGGGGGTGTCATCGGTTCGGAGTTCGCCAGCGTGTGGCGCTCCTTCGGCGCCGACGTCACGATCGTGGAGGCACTGCCCCGCCTGGTCGCCGCCGAGGACGCGGCCTCCTCCAAGGCGCTGGAGCGGGCCTTCCGCAAGCGCGGCATCGCCTTCCGCACCTCCACCCGGTTCAGCTCCGTGGAGCACACCGGCTCCGGCGTCGCAGTCACCGTCGAGGACGCCAAGGGCGGCACCTCCGTGATCGAGGCCGAGCTGCTGCTCGTGGCAGTCGGCCGCGGCCCCGCCACCGACGGGCTGGGGTACGCCGAGCAGGGTGTCGCCATGGAGCGCGGGTTCGTCCTCGCCGACGAGCGCTGCCGCACCAACCTCGAGGGCGTCTACGCCGTCGGTGACATCGTCCCCGGCCTCCAGCTGGCCCACCGCGGCTTCCAGCAGGGCGTGTTCGTCGCCGAGGAGATCGCCGGCCTCGCTCCGGTGGTCGTCGAGGAGTCCGCGATCCCGCGCGTCACCTACTCCCACCCCGAGATCGCCTCGGTCGGTCTCGACGAGGAGACCGCCCGCTCGACCTACGGCGAGGACGCCATCGAGACGCTGACCTACGACCTCGGTGGCAACGGCAAGAGCCAGATCCTGCAGACCCAGGGCTTCGTCAAGCTCGTACGCCGCACCGACGGCCCCGTCGTCGGGGTGCACATGGTCGGCGACCGGGTCGGCGAGCTGGTCGGTGAGGCCCAGCTGATCTACGCCTGGGAGGCCCACCCCGAGGACGTCGCCCCGCTGGTGCACGCCCACCCCACCCAGAACGAGGCACTCGGCGAGGCCCACCTCGCCCTGGCCGGCAAGGCCCTGCACGCGCACGGCTGA
- a CDS encoding PhzF family phenazine biosynthesis isomerase encodes MTHTYRCVDVFGSGPLTGNPVAVVHDADDLSEDQMAAFARWTNLSETTFLLRPTDPAADYRLRIFTPGEELPFAGHPTLGSAHAWLGAGGVPATPGVLVQECGAGLVRVHRGERLALEAPPLVRSGPVSADDLTRIARALRIDEAAVVDAEWIDNGPGWVGVLLADAAAVTALRPDWAAFDGLDIGVAGLHAPGGEVLLEVRAFCPGLGITEDPVTGSLQAGLGQWLTSTGRLPASYVAAQGAALQRRGRVHVDVVDGQVRVAGSTVTTVEGRVAFAT; translated from the coding sequence GTGACCCACACCTACCGCTGCGTCGACGTCTTCGGGTCCGGCCCCCTGACCGGCAACCCGGTCGCGGTCGTGCACGACGCCGACGACCTGTCCGAGGACCAGATGGCCGCCTTCGCGCGCTGGACGAACCTGTCGGAGACGACCTTCCTGCTGCGGCCGACCGACCCCGCCGCCGACTACCGGCTGCGGATCTTCACCCCCGGCGAGGAGCTGCCCTTCGCGGGGCACCCGACGCTCGGATCGGCGCACGCCTGGCTCGGGGCCGGCGGGGTGCCGGCGACGCCGGGCGTGCTGGTGCAGGAGTGCGGCGCGGGCCTCGTGCGCGTGCACCGCGGCGAGCGGCTGGCCCTCGAGGCGCCGCCGTTGGTGCGCAGCGGGCCCGTCTCCGCCGACGACCTCACGCGGATCGCCCGGGCGCTGCGCATCGACGAGGCCGCCGTCGTGGACGCGGAGTGGATCGACAACGGCCCGGGCTGGGTCGGGGTCCTGCTCGCCGACGCCGCAGCGGTCACCGCGCTGCGCCCCGACTGGGCCGCCTTCGACGGGCTCGACATCGGGGTCGCGGGCCTGCACGCGCCCGGGGGAGAGGTGCTGCTCGAGGTGCGCGCGTTCTGCCCGGGCCTGGGCATCACCGAGGACCCGGTCACCGGCAGCCTGCAGGCCGGCCTCGGGCAGTGGCTGACCTCGACGGGGCGGCTCCCCGCGTCGTACGTCGCAGCGCAGGGCGCCGCACTGCAGCGACGCGGGCGCGTGCACGTGGACGTGGTGGACGGGCAGGTTCGGGTCGCGGGATCGACCGTCACGACCGTCGAGGGACGCGTAGCGTTCGCCACGTGA
- a CDS encoding ATP-binding cassette domain-containing protein, whose translation MTSTVSPPTPRPTQSTLPTTDHRQPIDWRRLRGPVAAACVLGSFVAAIGTSLGTVVAGRLADAPATGLVGLLALCVIGGALVDTVARTVWAGVVDRAEGRLRGDLLDAAMAQPLAELSEQAVGEILDRVDDDTHEVGSLLRQSVWMAMRTLLASGPLWLVAGLTWAPAFVLFPVTAVVTFWFVKARLPEISRRKVIEEMAWTDHAAAMEEGVAARDDLRTSLGQAYVVRRSTELAATLHRRFDEVLSMESSVSRRTGTLLHAMLAATGLAGVALVIDGRLSTGALITLFLVTTQFVGQVDQLARHLPDLQAGFGAVLRLRSLLGALPEPAGGVPMPDRVPEVRFRDLHFSYGTGTFALEGVELTIPAGTTCAFVGRTGSGKSTLASLVSRAVEPQRGTVLLDGTDVLDLDLQQLRASVGVVTQRTEILAGTLAENIALFAELPRRRLEDAVAELALTDWVAGLPDGLDTLLGPGGLTLSAGEEQLVAFARLLVRDVHVVVLDEATARMDPVTEARVVRAADRLLTGRTGLLVAHRLTTTERADRVVVMDHGRVVQQGPRSELAAQQGPFRSLLEASDSSVTGSPQPPAPVEHSSLDVGIGSARRVGTPPPPPALRPIPSLARGTWNALRIEPQWGFVAIWLFLLSALTGAFGAVTGWLWGLVVSDLQQGRSPWLLTGALVVSILVSPLLLASAIRRYPRWWVAVMIRVRAAVLQGQTEQRRLHRTPPGEVVARAMDADRFARYADRWVDFVNGLLIALVTALIARSVVAGGILLLVMGISALASSLGRRVAGRSATASSAARARFGRSLVSTLESVRTVKLAAATPDVHRHLRQVDGGRVEAAVREHRVQALLDGVPIVMVQAGVVAAWAIFVGGGWGLATALLVANAVSGFDWFGRVAGSVVTEAPGTKSWMRATSELAGGGDLMELPRGVDLVHGSAPAPAPTEHEPLREITLRGFTAVHDDGTLGAEEVDLTVRGGELVLLLGQVGSGKSSLLAAMAGLIGSTGELRWNDRPIEDPEVELRPGRVAHVAQVPRVLSGTFRGNVALDHADRSVEPAVEAARLGPDVTEAGGVDALVGHRGVRLSGGQVQRLALARALACEADLLLADDVSSALDAATEIELWETLRERGATVIGATSKGAALARADRVVVLTDGRVADAGPWSDLASRWSHLAG comes from the coding sequence GTGACCAGCACCGTCTCGCCGCCCACCCCGCGGCCCACCCAGTCCACCCTGCCCACCACCGACCACCGCCAGCCGATCGACTGGCGCCGTCTGCGGGGGCCGGTCGCCGCGGCCTGCGTGCTCGGCTCCTTCGTCGCCGCCATCGGCACCAGCCTCGGCACCGTCGTGGCCGGCCGGCTCGCCGACGCCCCGGCCACCGGGCTGGTCGGCCTGCTCGCGCTGTGCGTCATCGGCGGCGCGCTGGTCGACACCGTCGCCCGCACGGTCTGGGCCGGTGTGGTGGACCGGGCCGAGGGCCGGCTGCGCGGCGACCTGCTCGACGCCGCCATGGCCCAGCCGCTGGCCGAGCTGAGCGAGCAGGCCGTCGGCGAGATCCTCGACCGGGTCGACGACGACACCCACGAGGTCGGCAGCCTGCTGCGCCAGAGCGTCTGGATGGCGATGCGCACCCTGCTCGCCTCGGGGCCGCTCTGGCTGGTCGCCGGGTTGACGTGGGCGCCGGCGTTCGTGCTGTTCCCCGTGACCGCGGTGGTGACCTTCTGGTTCGTGAAGGCGCGGTTGCCGGAGATCTCGCGCCGCAAGGTCATCGAGGAGATGGCCTGGACCGACCACGCCGCCGCGATGGAGGAGGGCGTCGCCGCCCGCGACGACCTGCGCACCAGCCTGGGCCAGGCCTACGTCGTACGCCGCAGCACCGAGCTGGCCGCGACCCTGCACCGCCGCTTCGACGAGGTGCTGTCGATGGAGAGCAGCGTCAGCCGGCGCACCGGCACGCTGCTGCACGCCATGCTCGCCGCCACCGGCCTGGCCGGGGTCGCGCTGGTGATCGACGGGCGGCTCTCCACCGGGGCCCTGATCACGTTGTTCCTGGTGACCACCCAGTTCGTGGGCCAGGTCGACCAGCTGGCCCGGCACCTGCCGGACCTGCAGGCCGGGTTCGGCGCGGTGCTGCGGCTGCGCTCCCTGCTCGGCGCGCTCCCCGAGCCCGCCGGCGGCGTCCCGATGCCCGACCGTGTCCCGGAGGTCCGCTTCCGCGACCTGCACTTCTCCTACGGCACCGGCACCTTCGCCCTGGAGGGCGTGGAGCTGACGATCCCGGCCGGCACGACCTGCGCCTTCGTGGGGCGCACCGGGTCGGGCAAGTCGACGTTGGCCTCGCTGGTCTCCCGGGCGGTGGAGCCGCAGCGCGGCACGGTGCTGCTCGACGGCACCGACGTGCTCGACCTCGACCTCCAGCAGCTGCGGGCATCGGTCGGCGTGGTCACCCAGCGCACCGAGATCCTGGCCGGCACCCTCGCGGAGAACATCGCGCTCTTCGCCGAGCTGCCCCGCCGCCGTCTCGAGGACGCCGTCGCCGAGCTCGCGCTCACCGACTGGGTCGCCGGCCTGCCCGACGGCCTGGACACCCTGCTCGGCCCCGGAGGCTTGACGTTGTCGGCCGGGGAGGAGCAGCTGGTCGCCTTCGCCCGCCTCCTGGTCCGCGACGTCCACGTCGTGGTCCTCGACGAGGCCACGGCCCGGATGGACCCCGTCACCGAGGCCCGGGTGGTCCGCGCGGCCGACCGGCTGCTGACCGGGCGCACCGGTCTGCTGGTGGCCCACCGGCTCACCACCACCGAGCGCGCCGACCGGGTCGTCGTGATGGACCACGGACGGGTGGTGCAGCAGGGTCCGCGCAGCGAGCTGGCCGCCCAGCAGGGGCCGTTCCGCTCGCTGCTGGAGGCCAGCGACTCCTCGGTGACCGGCTCCCCGCAGCCGCCCGCTCCGGTCGAGCACTCCTCCCTCGACGTCGGCATCGGCAGCGCCCGCCGGGTCGGGACGCCTCCGCCGCCACCGGCCCTGCGCCCCATCCCCAGCCTGGCCCGCGGCACCTGGAACGCCCTGCGCATCGAGCCGCAGTGGGGCTTCGTGGCGATCTGGCTGTTCCTCCTCTCGGCCCTCACCGGGGCCTTCGGTGCCGTGACCGGCTGGCTGTGGGGCCTGGTGGTCTCCGACCTCCAGCAGGGCCGCTCGCCCTGGCTGCTCACCGGTGCGCTGGTGGTCTCGATCCTGGTCTCCCCGCTCCTCCTGGCCTCGGCGATCCGGCGCTACCCGCGCTGGTGGGTCGCGGTGATGATCCGGGTGCGGGCCGCGGTGCTGCAGGGCCAGACCGAGCAGCGCCGGCTGCATCGCACGCCCCCCGGAGAGGTCGTGGCGCGTGCGATGGACGCCGACCGGTTCGCCCGGTACGCCGACCGCTGGGTCGACTTCGTCAACGGCCTGCTCATCGCGCTGGTCACCGCGCTCATCGCCCGCAGCGTGGTCGCCGGCGGCATCCTGCTGCTGGTCATGGGCATCTCCGCCCTGGCCTCCTCGCTGGGGCGCCGGGTCGCCGGTCGCTCGGCGACCGCGTCCTCCGCCGCCCGGGCCCGCTTCGGCCGTTCACTGGTCTCGACCCTGGAGTCGGTGCGCACCGTCAAGCTGGCGGCCGCCACCCCCGACGTGCACCGTCACCTGCGACAGGTCGACGGTGGCCGGGTCGAGGCGGCGGTGCGCGAGCACCGGGTCCAGGCCCTGCTCGACGGCGTCCCGATCGTGATGGTGCAGGCCGGCGTGGTCGCCGCCTGGGCGATCTTCGTCGGCGGCGGCTGGGGGCTCGCGACGGCACTGCTGGTGGCCAACGCCGTCAGCGGCTTCGACTGGTTCGGCCGGGTGGCCGGGTCGGTCGTCACCGAGGCCCCGGGCACCAAGTCCTGGATGCGGGCCACCAGCGAGCTGGCCGGCGGCGGCGACCTGATGGAGCTGCCCCGCGGCGTCGACCTGGTCCACGGGTCGGCCCCCGCCCCGGCGCCCACCGAGCACGAGCCGCTGCGCGAGATCACCCTGCGCGGCTTCACCGCCGTCCACGACGACGGCACGCTCGGGGCCGAGGAGGTCGACCTGACCGTCCGCGGCGGCGAGCTCGTGCTGCTCCTGGGCCAGGTGGGGTCGGGCAAGTCCTCGCTGCTGGCGGCGATGGCCGGTCTCATCGGCAGCACCGGTGAGCTGCGGTGGAACGACCGTCCGATCGAGGACCCCGAGGTCGAGCTGCGACCGGGCCGGGTCGCGCACGTGGCGCAGGTCCCCCGGGTCCTGTCCGGCACCTTCCGCGGCAACGTCGCCCTCGACCACGCCGACCGCAGCGTCGAGCCGGCGGTCGAGGCGGCCCGGCTGGGTCCCGACGTCACCGAGGCCGGCGGCGTCGACGCCCTGGTCGGTCACCGCGGCGTCCGGCTCTCGGGGGGCCAGGTCCAACGCCTCGCCCTCGCGCGGGCCCTGGCCTGCGAGGCCGACCTGCTGCTCGCCGACGACGTCTCCTCGGCCCTGGACGCCGCGACCGAGATCGAGCTGTGGGAGACCCTGCGCGAGCGCGGCGCGACCGTCATCGGCGCCACCTCCAAGG
- the gcvT gene encoding glycine cleavage system aminomethyltransferase GcvT, with product MTLEDQTDGPLLTSPLHARHEALGAKFAEFGGWSMPLEYAGAGVVKEHTAVREAVGVFDVSHLGKATVTGPGAAEFVNSCLTNDLGRIEVGQAQYTLCCDDETGGVVDDLIVYLRADDDVLLVPNAANTAEVVRRLAAAAPEGIEVTDRHRDLVVLAVQGPRSDEVLTALGLPVDHDYMAFSTGTRDGHEVTVCRTGYTGERGYELVAPNAAAESLWDALLAAGEEHGMLACGLGARDTLRTEMGYPLHGQDISMDITPVEARLGWAVGWSKPSFWGREVLTRQRADGPQRVLRGIVATGRGIPRPHMRVMLTADVPVGEVTSGTFSPTLRKGVGLALVAATVAADAEVSVDVRGRREVFALTKPPFVDPSVREA from the coding sequence ATGACGCTGGAGGACCAGACCGACGGCCCGCTGCTCACCTCGCCGTTGCACGCCAGGCACGAGGCCCTCGGCGCCAAGTTCGCCGAGTTCGGCGGCTGGTCGATGCCGCTGGAGTACGCCGGCGCGGGGGTCGTCAAGGAGCACACCGCGGTCCGCGAGGCAGTCGGGGTCTTCGACGTCAGCCACCTCGGGAAGGCGACGGTGACCGGGCCCGGTGCGGCCGAGTTCGTGAACTCCTGCCTGACCAACGACCTGGGCCGCATCGAGGTGGGCCAGGCGCAGTACACCCTGTGCTGCGACGACGAGACCGGCGGCGTCGTCGACGACCTGATCGTCTACCTGCGTGCCGACGACGACGTGCTGCTGGTGCCCAACGCCGCCAACACCGCCGAGGTCGTCCGACGGCTGGCTGCCGCGGCGCCCGAGGGCATCGAGGTCACCGACCGGCACCGCGACCTGGTGGTGCTCGCGGTCCAGGGCCCCCGCTCCGACGAGGTGCTCACCGCCCTGGGCCTGCCCGTCGACCACGACTACATGGCCTTCTCCACCGGCACCCGCGACGGCCACGAGGTCACCGTGTGCCGCACCGGCTACACCGGGGAGCGGGGCTATGAGCTGGTGGCGCCCAACGCCGCCGCCGAGTCGCTGTGGGACGCGCTGCTGGCGGCCGGCGAGGAGCACGGGATGCTCGCCTGCGGGCTCGGTGCCCGCGACACGTTGCGCACGGAGATGGGCTACCCCCTGCACGGGCAGGACATCTCGATGGACATCACCCCGGTCGAGGCACGGCTGGGCTGGGCCGTCGGCTGGTCCAAGCCGTCGTTCTGGGGGCGCGAGGTCCTGACCCGCCAGCGCGCGGACGGCCCCCAGCGCGTGCTGCGCGGCATCGTCGCCACCGGTCGCGGCATCCCGCGTCCGCACATGCGCGTCATGCTCACCGCCGACGTCCCGGTCGGCGAGGTCACCTCCGGCACCTTCTCCCCGACGCTGCGCAAGGGCGTGGGCCTGGCGCTGGTGGCCGCCACGGTGGCGGCCGACGCCGAGGTCTCGGTGGACGTCCGCGGTCGGCGCGAGGTCTTCGCGCTCACCAAGCCGCCCTTCGTCGACCCGTCGGTCCGGGAGGCCTGA